A window of the Candidatus Acidulodesulfobacterium acidiphilum genome harbors these coding sequences:
- a CDS encoding NADH-quinone oxidoreductase subunit J, whose translation MVISMKNPLTSALYLVLCFFALAGFYVLLDMQFLAVMQILVYAGAIMVLVVLVIMLLNISRLNAVKTDFHQKIIGIVIAIVLFAEIVIYTVGGKTKKPTGIFTHAVINKIGNTQVIGKFLFTKYTLSFEIASILLFVAIIGAYLFAKKKL comes from the coding sequence ATGGTTATATCTATGAAAAATCCATTGACTTCAGCGCTTTATTTAGTACTTTGTTTTTTTGCGCTTGCAGGTTTCTACGTGCTTTTAGATATGCAGTTTCTTGCCGTAATGCAGATACTGGTTTATGCCGGAGCGATAATGGTTCTTGTAGTATTGGTTATAATGTTGTTAAATATTTCTAGATTAAACGCCGTAAAGACGGATTTTCATCAGAAAATTATCGGAATCGTAATTGCAATAGTTTTGTTTGCGGAAATAGTTATATATACGGTAGGCGGAAAGACCAAAAAGCCTACCGGCATATTTACTCACGCGGTAATAAATAAAATCGGCAATACGCAGGTCATAGGAAAATTTTTATTTACTAAATATACTCTGTCTTTTGAAATTGCTTCTATACTGCTTTTTGTAGCGATTATAGGGGCATATTTATTTGCCAAGAAAAAACTTTAA
- the nuoK gene encoding NADH-quinone oxidoreductase subunit NuoK gives MNNYLIVAGIIFCIGALGVLMRKNLIIVFMSLELMFNAANLGFVAVSNRLNLISGDVFVIFVMVVAAAEAAVALGIIVAFYREKGTVDMDKANELKN, from the coding sequence ATGAATAACTATTTGATAGTAGCTGGAATAATTTTTTGTATCGGCGCTCTCGGCGTTCTTATGCGGAAAAATTTAATAATTGTTTTTATGAGTTTAGAATTGATGTTTAATGCCGCAAATCTCGGCTTCGTAGCGGTATCTAACCGTTTAAATCTTATTTCCGGCGACGTATTCGTCATTTTCGTAATGGTGGTAGCGGCTGCCGAAGCTGCAGTAGCCCTGGGTATTATAGTTGCTTTTTACAGGGAAAAAGGAACTGTGGACATGGATAAAGCAAACGAATTAAAAAATTAA